From the Exiguobacterium aurantiacum genome, one window contains:
- a CDS encoding ABC transporter ATP-binding protein, whose protein sequence is MAEIQLNHIDKIYEGGDSKAVSDFNLHIKDREFIVFVGPSGCGKSTTLRMIAGLEEISSGDFIIDGKRMNDVAPKDRDIAMVFQNYALYPHMSVYDNMAFGLKLRKFPKDEIDRRVQDAARILGLEEYLQRKPKALSGGQRQRVAIGRAIVRDAKVFLMDEPLSNLDAKLRVQMRKEIIQLHNRLDTTTIYVTHDQTEAMTLATRIVIMKDGIIQQVGSPKEVYENPDNIFVAGFIGSPSMNFFRGKLADGKFLVDGEEINVPEGKMKGLRDRGYIGKELVLGIRPESIHDEPIYIDSPTTHTFRTHIDVAELMGAESYLYAELGGHQFTARIDGRSNIHMGDDVTLALDMTKAHFFDTETEQVIR, encoded by the coding sequence ATGGCAGAAATTCAATTGAACCACATTGATAAAATATACGAAGGTGGCGACTCAAAGGCAGTCAGCGATTTTAACTTGCACATCAAGGACCGCGAGTTCATCGTCTTCGTCGGACCTTCAGGTTGTGGTAAATCGACGACACTCCGTATGATCGCCGGACTCGAAGAAATCTCGAGCGGGGACTTCATCATCGATGGCAAGCGCATGAACGACGTCGCACCGAAAGACCGCGACATCGCGATGGTCTTCCAAAACTATGCCCTTTACCCGCACATGAGTGTGTATGACAACATGGCGTTCGGATTGAAACTTCGCAAGTTCCCGAAAGATGAAATCGATCGTCGCGTCCAAGATGCGGCCCGCATCCTCGGACTTGAAGAATACCTTCAACGTAAGCCGAAAGCACTCTCAGGTGGTCAGCGTCAACGTGTCGCCATCGGCCGTGCCATCGTTCGTGATGCCAAAGTGTTCTTGATGGATGAGCCGCTCTCAAACTTGGATGCCAAGCTTCGCGTTCAAATGCGTAAAGAAATCATTCAATTGCACAACCGTCTCGACACGACGACGATTTACGTTACCCATGACCAAACGGAAGCGATGACACTCGCGACTCGCATCGTTATCATGAAAGACGGAATCATCCAACAAGTCGGTTCGCCGAAAGAAGTATACGAAAACCCGGACAACATCTTCGTAGCCGGTTTCATCGGATCACCTTCGATGAACTTCTTCCGTGGAAAATTGGCTGATGGGAAGTTCCTCGTCGACGGTGAAGAAATCAACGTCCCTGAAGGTAAAATGAAAGGTCTTCGTGACCGCGGATACATCGGTAAAGAGCTTGTGCTCGGAATCCGTCCGGAATCAATTCACGATGAGCCAATCTACATCGACTCGCCAACGACGCACACGTTCCGCACGCACATCGACGTCGCCGAGCTCATGGGCGCAGAGTCGTACTTGTACGCCGAACTCGGTGGTCACCAGTTCACGGCTCGCATCGATGGACGTTCGAACATCCATATGGGTGACGACGTCACACTCGCACTCGACATGACGAAAGCTCACTTCTTCGATACTGAGACAGAACAAGTCATCCGTTAA
- a CDS encoding amino acid ABC transporter permease: MSELITTVIENRSAYLEAVQLTLIASILSILLALVLGLIIAVLHSSPVKVVRLFTRTYISFFRGTPLLLQLLILYVGLTGFVQLSGMQALIFGLGLHFAAYISEAFRAAINSVDRGQVEASVALGIPRAKRFKDIIFPQALSRAIPPVSNSVIDIIKSTSLGSVIAVQELTYVSDQIAATTYLVMPLLLFSASIYWILSTLIQAGQHRLERRYAIR; the protein is encoded by the coding sequence ATGAGTGAACTGATCACGACCGTCATCGAGAACCGTTCGGCCTATTTAGAAGCCGTACAATTGACGTTGATCGCCAGTATCCTGTCGATTCTCCTCGCCTTGGTGCTCGGTCTGATCATCGCTGTCTTGCACAGCAGTCCTGTCAAGGTCGTCCGTTTGTTCACCCGTACGTATATCTCGTTCTTCCGTGGGACACCGCTCCTGTTGCAACTTCTCATCCTGTACGTCGGTCTGACCGGTTTCGTCCAGTTGAGCGGGATGCAGGCACTCATCTTCGGGCTTGGCCTTCACTTTGCGGCCTATATCTCGGAAGCGTTCCGCGCGGCCATCAATTCGGTCGACCGCGGACAAGTCGAGGCGAGTGTCGCCCTCGGGATTCCGCGTGCGAAGCGCTTCAAGGATATCATCTTCCCACAGGCGTTATCGCGTGCGATTCCACCGGTGTCCAACTCGGTCATCGATATCATCAAATCAACGTCACTCGGTTCGGTCATCGCCGTCCAAGAGTTGACGTACGTGTCCGATCAAATCGCAGCGACGACGTATCTCGTCATGCCGCTCCTCTTGTTCTCGGCATCGATCTACTGGATCTTGTCGACGCTCATCCAAGCGGGTCAACATCGTCTCGAACGTCGGTATGCGATTCGCTAA
- a CDS encoding transporter substrate-binding domain-containing protein — translation MKKSLTAVLAIGASFGVLAACGTETDSGSEEAVITVGTEATYPPFTYKDKGEITGYDIDVLNEAAERAGYTVEYEPMDFKGLVPALDAERIDMIANQMSITPEREEKYAFSDPYAVSGAQVIVASDNEDIQGIDDLDGKVVGSTQGSVYAKLAEEAGAEVKFYKGANQVLQDLQVGRLDAALNDRLFILTELEKTGYDVKAVGDVFNKSEAGYMTRQDSDVLEGLNEALAEMQEDGTMAEIGEKYFGEDISQ, via the coding sequence ATGAAAAAATCGTTAACAGCAGTACTCGCTATCGGCGCATCGTTCGGGGTGCTCGCGGCTTGTGGCACAGAGACAGACAGCGGTTCAGAAGAAGCGGTCATCACGGTCGGTACAGAAGCGACATACCCGCCGTTCACGTATAAAGACAAAGGTGAGATCACAGGGTATGATATCGACGTCTTGAATGAAGCAGCCGAGCGTGCCGGCTACACGGTCGAATATGAGCCGATGGACTTCAAAGGACTCGTTCCGGCCCTCGACGCGGAACGCATCGACATGATCGCCAACCAGATGAGCATCACGCCAGAACGTGAAGAGAAATATGCGTTCTCAGACCCATACGCCGTCTCAGGCGCACAAGTCATCGTCGCATCAGACAATGAGGACATCCAAGGCATCGACGACCTCGACGGCAAAGTCGTTGGCTCGACACAAGGATCGGTCTACGCCAAGCTCGCTGAAGAAGCTGGAGCTGAAGTCAAGTTCTACAAAGGCGCGAACCAAGTGTTGCAAGATCTTCAAGTCGGACGTCTCGATGCGGCACTCAACGACCGTCTCTTCATTTTGACGGAGCTTGAGAAGACAGGTTACGACGTGAAAGCGGTCGGTGACGTCTTCAATAAGAGTGAAGCGGGCTACATGACGCGTCAAGACTCAGACGTGCTCGAAGGCTTGAACGAGGCGCTCGCTGAGATGCAAGAAGACGGAACGATGGCTGAAATCGGTGAGAAGTACTTCGGTGAGGACATCAGTCAATGA
- a CDS encoding phospho-sugar mutase, translating to MTWQQTYDRWKQHEALEPHLRAELEEMEQDETSLEDAFYKTLEFGTGGMRGEIGPGANRMNMYTIRKASQGFADFIAASGEEAKRHGVVIAHDSRHFSPEFALEAARTLASNGIKTYLFPSLRATPELSFAVRHLNAFGGIVITASHNPPEYNGFKVYGADGGQLPPAEADELVSYVNAIEDELKIEVTDEAPLRADGTLVTVDASVDSAYMEALQSIRIHTDVQGDPLKIVYSPLHGTGRRPVMEGLKAYGFEHVTIVEEQAEPDGAFPTVSYPNPEERAAFELAMQYGDRVGADLLMATDPDADRVGFTVRDRNGEWFVLTGNQTGALLMDYILSQKVETGTLPANGFVAKTIVTSELGAAIAKAYGVHLENTLTGFKFIGEKIKQYEESGDYQFLFGYEESYGYLIGDFCRDKDAVQACLLGAEMAAFHKQHGRTLYDALQAVYEKYGFYEESLQSMTLKGKAGLEQIGRMMEAFRANPPQEVGGYEVVRFEDYKQQVATNLRQGETETIELPSSNVLKFIFEDGSWFCLRPSGTEPKIKFYFSVHADSAEKTTAKREAIEQDVMKQAKAID from the coding sequence ATGACATGGCAACAGACATATGACCGATGGAAACAACACGAGGCGCTCGAACCGCACTTGCGCGCCGAGCTTGAGGAAATGGAGCAAGACGAGACGTCGCTCGAGGACGCCTTTTATAAGACGCTCGAATTCGGGACGGGCGGTATGCGTGGGGAGATCGGTCCAGGGGCGAACCGGATGAACATGTACACGATCCGCAAAGCGTCGCAAGGCTTTGCTGACTTTATCGCTGCATCAGGGGAAGAAGCGAAACGTCACGGCGTCGTCATCGCCCACGACTCACGTCACTTCTCGCCGGAGTTCGCGCTCGAGGCGGCCCGTACACTCGCTTCGAACGGGATTAAGACGTACTTGTTCCCAAGTCTACGGGCCACACCGGAGCTGTCATTCGCCGTCCGTCATTTGAACGCCTTCGGCGGCATCGTCATCACGGCGAGCCACAACCCACCAGAATATAACGGCTTTAAAGTGTACGGTGCTGACGGTGGACAATTGCCGCCGGCCGAGGCCGATGAGCTCGTCTCATACGTCAACGCGATCGAAGATGAATTGAAGATTGAAGTCACCGACGAAGCGCCACTCCGCGCAGACGGAACGCTCGTCACGGTCGATGCGTCGGTCGATTCGGCTTATATGGAAGCACTCCAATCGATTCGCATCCATACAGACGTCCAAGGCGACCCGCTTAAAATCGTCTACTCACCACTCCATGGGACAGGACGCCGTCCGGTCATGGAAGGGTTGAAAGCGTATGGGTTTGAGCATGTGACAATCGTCGAGGAGCAGGCAGAGCCGGACGGGGCGTTCCCGACGGTCAGTTATCCGAACCCGGAAGAACGGGCCGCCTTTGAGCTCGCGATGCAATACGGCGATCGTGTCGGGGCAGATTTGCTCATGGCGACGGACCCGGACGCTGACCGTGTCGGCTTTACGGTTCGTGACCGCAACGGCGAATGGTTCGTCTTGACGGGCAACCAGACGGGTGCACTCCTGATGGACTACATCTTGTCTCAGAAAGTGGAGACGGGGACGCTTCCGGCGAACGGTTTCGTCGCGAAGACGATTGTCACGTCTGAACTTGGAGCGGCCATCGCCAAGGCGTATGGGGTTCATCTCGAGAACACGCTCACCGGCTTCAAGTTCATTGGTGAGAAGATCAAACAATATGAAGAATCTGGTGACTACCAGTTCTTATTCGGCTACGAAGAAAGTTACGGTTATTTGATTGGGGACTTCTGCCGTGACAAGGATGCCGTTCAGGCGTGCTTGCTCGGCGCTGAGATGGCGGCCTTCCATAAACAGCACGGACGCACGTTATACGATGCGCTCCAAGCCGTCTATGAGAAATACGGCTTCTACGAGGAGTCGCTCCAATCGATGACATTGAAAGGGAAGGCCGGCCTCGAACAAATCGGCCGGATGATGGAGGCGTTCCGCGCCAATCCGCCGCAAGAAGTCGGAGGTTACGAAGTCGTGCGCTTTGAAGACTATAAGCAACAAGTCGCGACGAACTTGCGTCAAGGGGAGACGGAAACGATCGAGTTGCCGTCGTCGAACGTGCTCAAGTTCATCTTCGAGGATGGCTCATGGTTCTGCCTGCGTCCGTCTGGAACGGAGCCGAAAATCAAGTTCTATTTCAGCGTCCATGCCGATAGCGCCGAGAAGACGACGGCGAAACGAGAGGCGATTGAACAGGATGTCATGAAACAAGCGAAAGCAATCGATTAA